From Chloroflexaceae bacterium:
AATAGTATATTCCAGGCCACGGCTTGTGTCAAGGTGTGCTATTATGATGCAACCTGGAAGGGTTGTACACCGCCGTGCTGTTCCCCGCTGTGATGGGACAACCGGTTTCCCCATAGCATGTCAGAAGAGGTCGCTATGCTCCGCTTGCGCTTCGCTGCGTTCGCCTGGGCCAATGTCGCCTACAATCTGCTGGTTATTCTCTGGGGCGCATTCGTGCGTGCCACTGGCTCCGGGGCGGGCTGCGGCAATCACTGGCCCCTGTGCGACGGTCAGGTCATTCCGCGCGCGCCAGGCGCCGAGATGCTCATTGAATTCACCCACCGGCTGACCAGCGGCGTGGCCCTGCTGGGCGCGATAGCGCTCCTGGTGTGGGCCTTCCGCGCCTACGAGCGCGGGCATCGCGTCCGACGCGGGGCGCTGGGGGTGATGGTCTTTATGCTGCTCGAGGCTCTCCTTGGAGCCGGTCTGGTGCTGTTTGAACTGGTCGCCCATAACGCCTCTGCCAGCCGCGCCCTGGCGATGGCCCTGCACCTCGTCAATACGTTCTTGCTTCTGGGAGCGCTGACCCTCACGGCCTGGTGGGCCTCAGGGGGCGCGCCGCTCAGTCTGCGGGGGCATGGCCGATTGCCCTGGTTGCTGGGGTTAGGCCTGGTAGGCACGGCGCTGGTTGGCTCCAGCGGAGCAGTGACGGCTCTCGGCGATACGCTGCTGCAGCATGGCGTGTTGCCTGGAGGCCTGAACCAGCCGCTCGGCGCCGCGAGCCATCCGCTGGTGCAGATGCGCGTCATTCACCCTGTTATTGGCACGCTGGTCGGCATCTACACGCTCTTCCTGGCCCAGGCCGTTACTGCGCGTCGCCCGGAGCCTCTGGCCCGCGGCTTTGCCTGGAGCCTGGTGGGGCTGTTTCTTCTGCAGATCCTCATTGGCGGCCTTAATGTCACGCTTAAGGCTCCCGTCTGGATGCAACTGGTGCACCTGTTGATGGCCGATGCCACCTGGATCTGCCTGGTGCTGCTCAGCGCCGTCGCCCTCGCTGCGCCGGAAGAAAGCTCCGCGCCCGCTCCATTCCCCCGGACTGGCCCTGCCACTGCCCGCCTGTAGCGCCTATCCGAAGAAGCGGGTTCTTCGGTTGCGGGAGCGCTTTGCCTCCCCGGATTATGTGCGCAACTCTCAGGGTTGCGCTATGTCTGTCTCCAGCAGGGTTGTGAGCGCCTCGATCCGGACCCTGCGCGCGGCGAAGCTACACGAAAACCTGCGGTATAATGAATATTGTGGCGATTGTCACATATTATGCTGCGCCGGGGAGAGGTTTGCAATGAACACTGCGCGGAGGCTGGTGGAGAAGAAGACCAAAGGCGTATGGAGCATTGCGCCGGATCGCTCCGTCGAAGAGGCGGTTCGCCTGATGGCCGAGCACGATGTCGGCGCGCTGCTGGTGGTGCTGCAAGAGCGTCTAGTGGGCATCGTGACCGAGCGTGACGTGGTGCGCAAGGCGGTGCTCCAGCGCCGAGACCCGGCCACGACCCCTGTCGCTGAGATTATGACCGAACGGGTGCTGTATGTGCGTCCTGAACAGACCGTCGAAGAGTGCATGGCGCTGATGACCGACAAGCACCTGCGGCATCTGCCCGTGCTCGATGACGGCCGCATTCTCGGCATCGTCTCCATTCGTGACGTGGTGGCCGATCTGATTGCCGAAAAGAGTTTTATCATCGAGCAACTCGAGAACTACATCTACGATATCCCCCCTTACAGCCGCGTCTGAGACGCGCCCCGCGCCGGCCTCGACGCTGTGGCGAAGATAAGAACCCTTCATTCCTTGACGATGAACAAATTGTTATCATCCAGCAGGCGATCCCCTGTACACGCCGCTCCGCCCTGTTGTACCATGGTCCTGTCCTGGCAGTATAGCTACGGAATCGCAGTGACGGCGAATAGCGCCGTCGGAAGCGTCCAGTGGCGTGAGCATCTGGTCGTCGGCGCGCGCTGGCGTCAGGCCAGACGGGTTTAGACCAGCCTTCGCAACACGTTGCCGTCTCAGCCCGGAACCTGGCCAGGTGAACCATAAAATCAGAGTACCCGCG
This genomic window contains:
- a CDS encoding COX15/CtaA family protein, whose product is MLRLRFAAFAWANVAYNLLVILWGAFVRATGSGAGCGNHWPLCDGQVIPRAPGAEMLIEFTHRLTSGVALLGAIALLVWAFRAYERGHRVRRGALGVMVFMLLEALLGAGLVLFELVAHNASASRALAMALHLVNTFLLLGALTLTAWWASGGAPLSLRGHGRLPWLLGLGLVGTALVGSSGAVTALGDTLLQHGVLPGGLNQPLGAASHPLVQMRVIHPVIGTLVGIYTLFLAQAVTARRPEPLARGFAWSLVGLFLLQILIGGLNVTLKAPVWMQLVHLLMADATWICLVLLSAVALAAPEESSAPAPFPRTGPATARL
- a CDS encoding CBS domain-containing protein, translating into MNTARRLVEKKTKGVWSIAPDRSVEEAVRLMAEHDVGALLVVLQERLVGIVTERDVVRKAVLQRRDPATTPVAEIMTERVLYVRPEQTVEECMALMTDKHLRHLPVLDDGRILGIVSIRDVVADLIAEKSFIIEQLENYIYDIPPYSRV